The following are from one region of the Salvia hispanica cultivar TCC Black 2014 chromosome 1, UniMelb_Shisp_WGS_1.0, whole genome shotgun sequence genome:
- the LOC125217427 gene encoding uncharacterized protein LOC125217427 yields MEALLSEFTLLSDQALCDKSFDPSTIEGLMKLFEVEAYKEWAQLELECRNEAQSAEDCIEEAEDHLESVMESAMAEFRLFEEEMNQTLKAEHDSLVSVADAARRMGNTLEKAANFASKKYVDAAVNSAAASMRSAIRAVAAAASKKVHPS; encoded by the coding sequence atggaaGCCCTCTTGTCCGAATTCACACTCCTCTCCGACCAAGCCCTCTGCGACAAAAGCTTCGATCCGTCGACAATCGAAGGGCTGATGAAGCTCTTCGAGGTGGAGGCCTACAAGGAGTGGGCCCAGCTTGAGCTGGAGTGCCGCAACGAAGCTCAGAGCGCCGAAGACTGCATTGAGGAAGCCGAGGATCACCTCGAATCCGTAATGGAGAGCGCCATGGCGGAGTTTCGGCTCTTCGAGGAGGAGATGAATCAGACCCTTAAGGCCGAGCACGACAGCCTCGTCAGCGTCGCCGATGCCGCCCGCAGAATGGGTAACACTTTGGAGAAGGCTGCCAATTTCGCCTCCAAAAAGTATGTCGATGCCGCCGTCAATTCCGCCGCGGCTTCCATGAGATCTGCCATCAGAGCTGTCGCTGCCGCCGCCTCTAAAAAGGTTCATCCTTCCTAG